One window of the Macaca thibetana thibetana isolate TM-01 chromosome 1, ASM2454274v1, whole genome shotgun sequence genome contains the following:
- the FMO4 gene encoding dimethylaniline monooxygenase [N-oxide-forming] 4: protein MAKKVAVIGAGVSGISSIKCCVDEDLEPTCFERSDDIGGLWKFTESSKDGMTRVYKSLVTNVSKEMSCYSDFPFHEDYPNFMNQEKFWDYLQEFAEHFDLLKYIQFKTTVCSITKRPDFSETGQWDVVTETEGKQNRAVFDAVMVCTGHFLNPHLPLEAFPGIHKFKGQILHSQEYKIPEGFQGKRILVIGLGNTGGDIAVELSRTAAQVLLSTRTGTWVLGRSADWGYPFNMMVIRRYYSFIAQVLPSRFLNWIQERKLNKRFNHEDYGLSITKGKTAKFIVNDELPNCILCGTITMKTSVMEFTETSAVFEDGTVEENIDVVIFTTGYTFSFPFFEEPLKSLCTKKIFLYKHVFPLNLERATLAIVGLLSLKGSILSATELQARWATRVFKGLCKIPPSQKLMMEATEKEQLIKRGVIKDTNKDKLDYIAYMDDIAACIGTKPSIPLLFLKDPRLAWEVFFGPCTPYQYRLVGPGKWDGARNAILTQWDRTLKPLKTRIVPDSSKPASMSHYLKTWGAPVLLASLLLICKSSLFLKLVRDKLQNRMSPYLVSLWRG, encoded by the exons ATGGCCAAGAAAGTTGCAGTGATTGGAGCTGGTGTGAGTGGCATCTCCTCCATCAAATGCTGTGTGGATGAGGACCTGGAGCCCACCTGCTTTGAGAGAAGTGATGACATTGGGGGATTATGGAAGTTTACT GAATCTTCCAAAGATGGGATGACCAGGGTCTACAAGTCATTAGTGACAAATGTCTCTAAGGAAATGTCATGTTACAGTGACTTCCCTTTCCACGAAGATTATCCTAATTTCATGAACCAGGAAAAATTTTGGGACTATCTCCAAGAATTTGCTGAGCACTTTGACCTCCTGAAATACATTCAGTTTAAG ACCACTGTGTGTAGCATAACGAAGCGTCCAGACTTCTCCGAAACTGGTCAGTGGGATGTTGTCACAGAGACAGAGGGCAAGCAAAATAGAGCTGTCTTTGATGCTGTTATGGTGTGCACTGGACATTTCCTGAATCCCCATTTACCTTTGGAAGCCTTTCCTG GAATTCACAAGTTTAAAGGTCAGATCCTGCATAGTCAAGAGTACAAGATCCCAGAAGGCTTTCAGGGCAAGCGCATCTTGGTGATCGGTCTTGGGAACACTGGAGGAGACATTGCTGTGGAACTCAGTCGAACAGCAGCTCAG GTACTTCTCAGTACCAGAACTGGTACCTGGGTTCTCGGGCGCTCTGCAGATTGGGGCTATCCTTTTAATATGATGGTTATAAGAAGATACTATAGTTTTATTGCACAAGTTCTGCCTTCACGTTTTCTAAATTGGATTCAAGAGAGGAAGTTGAATAAGAGATTTAATCATGAGGATTACGGATTAAGTATTACCAAAGG gaaaacagcaaaattCATCGTGAATGATGAGCTGCCAAACTGTATCCTCTGTGGGACAATCACTATGAAAACCAGCGTGATGGAATTTACAGAAACCTCTGCTGTCTTTGAAGATGGGACAGTGGAAGAAAACATTGATGTTGTGATCTTCACTACAGGATATacgttttcttttcctttttttgaagaacctctTAAAAGCCTCTGTACAAAGAAGATATTTCTATACAAGCACGTCTTTCCCTTAAACCTGGAGAGAGCAACATTAGCCATCGTCGGCCTTCTCAGCCTTAAAGGGTCCATCTTATCAGCCACAGAGCTCCAAGCACGATGGGCCACAAGAGTATTCAAAG GACTCTGTAAGATACCTCCATCCCAAAAATTGATGATGGAGGCTACTGAAAAGGAACAGCTCATTAAAAG GGGTGTGATTAAAGACACCAACAAAGACAAATTGGACTACATTGCCTACATGGATGATATCGCTGCCTGCATAGGCACAAAGCCCAGCATCCCACTTCTGTTCCTCAAGGATCCCAGACTAGCTTGGGAGGTTTTCTTTGGACCATGTACTCCTTACCAGTACCGCCTTGTGGGCCCTGGAAAATGGGATGGAGCCAGAAATGCCATCCTGACCCAGTGGGACAGAACATTGAAACCTTTAAAAACTCGAATTGTCCCTGATTCCTCCAAGCCTGCCTCCATGTCACATTATTTAAAAACCTGGGGGGCACCTGTCCTACTTGCCTCTCTTCTACTTATCTGTAAATCTTCACTTTTCTTGAAGTTGGTGAGAGATAAACTACAGAACAGAATGTCCCCTTACCTAGTAAGTCTTTGGCGAGGATGA